The following are encoded together in the Pygocentrus nattereri isolate fPygNat1 chromosome 3, fPygNat1.pri, whole genome shotgun sequence genome:
- the LOC108429165 gene encoding histone H1.0-B — protein MAETAAAPAAKPKRAKTPKKAVSHPKYSDMIKAAIVADKSRGGASRQSIQKYVKSHYKVGENADSQIKLALKRLVASGLLRHTKGIGASGSFKLAKADEVKKLPAKPKAPTKARKPAAKAAPKPKKAPKPKKVVKSPAKAKKSKAPEKKVKKVAEKKKSAVKAKKVAKKPKVAKAAKASKGKKVKTAKPKPKTAAKKAAKKK, from the coding sequence ATGGCCGAGACAGCAGCAGCGCCCGCGGCGAAGCCCAAGAGGGCGAAAACCCCAAAGAAGGCGGTCTCGCACCCCAAGTACTCGGACATGATCAAGGCGGCCATCGTCGCCGACAAGAGCCGCGGAGGGGCGTCGCGGCAGTCCATACAGAAGTACGTGAAAAGTCACTACAAGGTGGGCGAGAACGCCGACTCTCAAATCAAACTAGCCCTGAAGAGGCTGGTGGCCAGCGGGCTCCTGCGCCACACCAAGGGCATCGGAGCCTCAGGCTCCTTCAAACTCGCCAAAGCGGATGAGGTGAAGAAGCTGCCGGCCAAACCCAAGGCGCCAACCAAAGCAAGAAAGCCAGCAGCCAAGGCCGCCCCCAAACCCAAAAAGGCCCCCAAGCCCAAGAAGGTGGTAAAGTCACCAGCCAAGGCGAAGAAGAGCAAAGCGCCGGAGAAGAAGGTGAAGAAGGTGGCCGAGAAGAAGAAGAGCGCCGTCAAGGCTAAGAAAGTTGCCAAGAAGCCGAAGGTGGCTAAGGCGGCGAAGGCGAGCAAAGGCAAGAAAGTGAAAACGGCCAAGCCCAAGCCGAAAACAGCGGCCAAGAAAGCAGCTAAGAAGAAGTGA